The genomic DNA TTCGCAGGGGCTCGCGTATTCATAAAGCTTGTATTGGGGTGGGGTTGGTGCGGCTGCGTTCTCATTGAAACGTATAACCTTTTCCCCACAGCGGCAAGGTGGCGAAGCGGGTTGTCGATCAGCGAAGTTCTTCAAAATCCTCCATCGGCTCGCCAAACTCCATCACCTCTTCGGCTTCTTCGACCACCTCGGCGACTTCCGCCTCCTCGACCTCCGCAAGCTCACCCTCTTCGACCGGCTCGGCTTCTTCGATCACTTCGTCCTGGTCGCCATCGGATTCTTTGTCGCCCGGCGTCGCCGGACTGGCAGCAGCACGTTTTTCCAGCATCGCTGCGATCGGAACCGCAAGCACGATCGAAGCGATAAAAGCACACCAACCGTAAAACCACATCATTGCAAATTCGCCAGTACTTCGGATTCGAATCAAGTTGAAAAGCGGAAGTTCGTTCACCCCGAGGGTGCCTATCGGCCATCGATCGGATCGTTGGATAAACCAGCGGGGATCCGATTTATCGTAATCAAACGCTGGGAGAGCTGCAATTTTTTGAGGCTCAAATTGCAGGGTGAAGCGATGTTTGCGCATTAGGCAATACGGGTAATCCGGCGTGTGCGCGAGGCACCGCGCAGATTCCCCGCTCACGCGTCGGGTTCCCGTTTAATCAGTACCGTTCAATGAAGGAGCCTCCGACCGTCGCAATAATTAGCGGCGGGAGGTAGTGGACGAGGTTACGAGTCCCAGCGATTTGGTCTGATGCATGCTGAAGGACTTGTAGCCTCGTCCACTACGCTTCGTTGAACGGCATTGGCGTTTAATCTGACGCTTCGGTTTGAAACACTGATTTGCTCTGGCACGAAATCCTATGCGTCCCGAACGACCTGCGGGGCTCCTGTGCAGAGGTTTCTAAAGCCTTACAGTGATAGTCGGATTCGACGCCATCAAAATACGAAGGGTTGCTAAGTATGAATCTGTCTGCCAACGAGATCGCCGAACGCAAAGACGCGATTCGCAAACAAGCCCACGCCAATCGAAAAGGGCAAGCTGACAAAGAAGCTGTCAGCCAGCGGATCACCGATCGTTTGCACCAGATGTCGCAGTACCAAAACGCGACCGCGGTGATGTATTACGTCGACGTTCGCGATGAAGTCCGCACCCGGCACGCGTTGCCCGAAGCGTTGGCGTCGGGGAAAAAGATCGTCGTGCCGTTTTGCGTCGATGGCGAACTGGAACTGTTTCATCTCGAAGCGATCGATGAATTGGAAACCGGGATGTACAAGATCCTGGAACCCCGAGCCGATCTGCGCCAACTGGCGGCCAAGCGAGTCGAGGTCGCTGAATTGGATCTGGTGATCGTGCCGGGAGTCGCTTTCGATCAAAACGGTGGCCGGACCGGGCACGGCAAGGGATATTACGACAAGCTGCTGGAGCACGCTCGCGCCGACACGCCGCTGATTTCGCTGGCCTTTGAATGCCAGATGTTCCCCGAAATCCCCGTCGCTCAGCACGATATCTATATGGACTTTGTCGTCACCGAAGCGGCGGTTTACGCCGGTCGCGGCAGAGCCTGAATTCGCAGCGACGGTTGCGGCTTTAAAACCGCTGCCGACGACCCGGTTGGCTGGCGCTGATCGCCTGCGTTTCGCATCCCCGTTTCACTTCCCGTTTTGCTGCCAGAGGTGCTTTCCATGCCCGATCTGAAGACGCTTGTCGAAGAGACCTATGCCGAGGGATTTCGCGGGATCTATGGTGAGGTGCTGATCACAGCGCACGATGAAAAGTGGCTGCGGCACTGCGTCAACGCGGTCACGGGGCATGCCAGCAGCACGATCATGTGCGATTGCGAGGCGGGCGTCGCTCAGTGGATCGGCCCAGCAGCGGCCGCGGCAAACAAGACTCCCGACGGCCGTCCCGGAGCGATCGTGCAATTCCATGTTCCGCGTTTCCGCAAGAACCGCGAAAAGCATCTGGAACGCGTGATGCTGGCTCGAATCAGCCAGAATGTACTGACCTGTCCCACCGCCCGCTGCTTCAACCAGATCGATTCGGACGACTATTTCAAGCTGGGGCGGAAGGTCGCGATGTTCGGCGACAGGCATCAATTCCGCGACCAACGGTACGGCGAAAAGGGATGGGTTATCCCGATTCTGGCGGGCGAGTTCTTTTTGTCGCGGCGATTTGGATTCCGCGACGGAGTGATGGGAGGCAACCTGTGGTTCATGGCAGCCAGTGCCGATGCGGCGTTGTCGGCTGCCGGGCGGGCGGCCGCTGCGGTCGATGCCTGTCCCGACGTGGTGACAACGTTTCCGGGCGGGGTTGCGTCGAGCGGTTCCAAGGCGGGCAGCAGCTATGACTTTTTAATCGCTGCGACCTATGCCGAATATTGTCCGACGCTGAAGGAGAAGTTGGGGGACAAATCAAAGGTGCCCGCCGGAGTCGCATCGATCACCGAGATCATCATCAACGGCAAGGATTTGGATGCGATCAAGGTTGCCACCAAAGCGGCGATCGCCGCTGCCGCCCCGACGCCCGATCTGATTCGGATCACCGCCGGCAACTATGGCGGGCGGTTGGGGAAAAGCTTCGTCCATCTGCATGAACTGATCGACTAGTTCGAACCTTTTGCGGGCGGGTCGATCGGCTAATCGGCTACGCTGTCGGAGGGGTGGCACTGCCAAACCGCTTCATGCGGTAGGTGTAGATCATCGAATACGCCAGGCAGTATCCGAGCACTGCAACGATCGAAGCCACGACAAGGCATCCGACGGTCAACGGGCCGATGATCTCCCAGA from Rosistilla oblonga includes the following:
- a CDS encoding 5-formyltetrahydrofolate cyclo-ligase; this translates as MNLSANEIAERKDAIRKQAHANRKGQADKEAVSQRITDRLHQMSQYQNATAVMYYVDVRDEVRTRHALPEALASGKKIVVPFCVDGELELFHLEAIDELETGMYKILEPRADLRQLAAKRVEVAELDLVIVPGVAFDQNGGRTGHGKGYYDKLLEHARADTPLISLAFECQMFPEIPVAQHDIYMDFVVTEAAVYAGRGRA
- a CDS encoding formylmethanofuran--tetrahydromethanopterin N-formyltransferase, which translates into the protein MPDLKTLVEETYAEGFRGIYGEVLITAHDEKWLRHCVNAVTGHASSTIMCDCEAGVAQWIGPAAAAANKTPDGRPGAIVQFHVPRFRKNREKHLERVMLARISQNVLTCPTARCFNQIDSDDYFKLGRKVAMFGDRHQFRDQRYGEKGWVIPILAGEFFLSRRFGFRDGVMGGNLWFMAASADAALSAAGRAAAAVDACPDVVTTFPGGVASSGSKAGSSYDFLIAATYAEYCPTLKEKLGDKSKVPAGVASITEIIINGKDLDAIKVATKAAIAAAAPTPDLIRITAGNYGGRLGKSFVHLHELID